In a single window of the Streptacidiphilus sp. P02-A3a genome:
- a CDS encoding 4'-phosphopantetheinyl transferase superfamily protein, protein MTPAQDEVELWLIPTDQDRQLVDHLGGLLDPAERSRAAAADDPVRRDRFTVAHGVVRLLVAERLGLPAAGLRWRRGPNGKPEPVGAWSGPGGLRLNYSASGALAVLALAAGRRVGVDVEELPDPRVARRVADRFFPGGDARWVAEAGSPADRAARFAVLWCRREACVKVYGGRLAESLTLAVGDPGPVRLPVAGISCSVRDVPLPGHPGFRAAVAAQGTRPFRLSSTVWDGTRVLIDRQLSLATGG, encoded by the coding sequence ATGACGCCGGCCCAGGACGAGGTCGAGCTGTGGCTGATCCCCACCGACCAGGATCGTCAACTGGTGGACCACCTGGGTGGGTTGCTGGACCCGGCGGAGCGGTCGCGGGCAGCCGCGGCCGACGATCCGGTGCGCCGCGACCGCTTCACCGTGGCCCACGGCGTGGTCCGGCTGCTGGTGGCGGAGCGGTTGGGGCTGCCCGCGGCCGGACTGCGCTGGCGGCGCGGGCCGAACGGCAAACCCGAGCCGGTCGGCGCCTGGTCCGGCCCGGGCGGGCTGCGGCTCAACTACTCGGCCTCCGGCGCGCTGGCGGTACTGGCGTTGGCGGCGGGCCGCCGGGTGGGGGTGGACGTCGAGGAGCTGCCCGACCCCCGCGTGGCGCGGCGGGTGGCGGACCGGTTCTTCCCGGGCGGGGACGCCCGCTGGGTGGCCGAGGCCGGCTCGCCCGCCGACCGCGCGGCCCGCTTCGCGGTGCTCTGGTGCCGTCGCGAGGCCTGCGTCAAGGTCTACGGCGGCCGACTGGCCGAGAGCCTGACCCTGGCGGTCGGCGATCCCGGTCCGGTGCGGCTGCCGGTGGCCGGGATCAGCTGCTCGGTGCGGGACGTCCCGCTGCCCGGGCATCCGGGGTTCCGGGCGGCGGTCGCCGCCCAGGGCACCCGGCCGTTCCGGCTGAGCAGCACCGTGTGGGACGGCACGCGAGTTCTGATTGATCGTCAACTGTCGCTTGCGACAGGCGGCTGA
- a CDS encoding 2-hydroxy-acid oxidase has translation MRVSRVLARNFDGRSETSLDPDLRVFVSDLTRPYGVPLREDLLRAGVGHSYGEMAEGLLAQALPNGEPVDLLLLAFAIPDVRPGRSTAVHLTRFCAGTPLAFAVNDQGPAAAFTALRIVQDYQRTGGCRRAVVLVAEQASLHYTPAVPVRVPDVHCAVALVCEESATPELTVHQETTKAGSVAQAVAGRLAALGPEAVLLAGSGLDGIVDPDLPTVLAPAGQPTTGVWSQLATRLPGWREQRRPVLVADYDPALGRLSLVGVQPVPAAATAGRTPVGVVAGR, from the coding sequence GTGCGGGTGAGCCGGGTGCTGGCCAGGAACTTCGACGGCAGGTCGGAGACCTCGCTCGACCCGGACCTGCGGGTCTTCGTCTCGGATCTGACCCGGCCGTACGGCGTCCCGCTGCGCGAGGACCTGCTGCGGGCGGGCGTCGGCCACTCCTACGGCGAGATGGCCGAGGGCCTGTTGGCGCAGGCGCTGCCGAACGGCGAACCGGTGGACCTGCTGCTGCTCGCGTTCGCGATCCCGGACGTGCGCCCGGGCCGCTCGACCGCGGTGCACCTGACCCGGTTCTGCGCGGGGACGCCGCTGGCGTTCGCGGTCAACGACCAGGGCCCGGCGGCCGCGTTCACCGCGTTGCGGATCGTCCAGGACTACCAGCGCACCGGCGGCTGCCGACGGGCGGTGGTGCTCGTCGCCGAACAGGCGTCGCTGCACTACACCCCGGCGGTCCCGGTGCGGGTGCCGGACGTCCACTGCGCGGTGGCCCTGGTCTGCGAGGAGAGCGCGACACCGGAACTGACGGTTCATCAGGAAACGACGAAGGCAGGTTCGGTGGCCCAGGCGGTGGCCGGGCGACTGGCGGCGCTGGGGCCGGAGGCAGTACTGCTGGCCGGGTCCGGGCTCGACGGCATCGTCGACCCGGACCTGCCGACCGTGCTCGCCCCGGCCGGGCAGCCCACCACCGGGGTCTGGTCGCAACTCGCCACCCGGCTGCCGGGCTGGCGGGAGCAGCGGCGCCCGGTGCTGGTCGCCGACTACGACCCGGCGCTCGGCCGGCTCAGCCTGGTCGGTGTGCAACCGGTCCCGGCCGCTGCCACCGCCGGGCGGACCCCGGTCGGCGTCGTGGCCGGTCGATGA
- a CDS encoding LysR family transcriptional regulator yields the protein MDFNRMRYFAVLAEELNFTRAAGRLHLAQPALSQQIKALERQIGAQLIERGSRGCTLTPIGVVVAEEARAVLERVAAAEERIAAAVDGREGRLNLAYTRSARGGAADALVTAFRSRHPRVDLRLQTGWTSHNIAELQAGRLDAAFVRPPLDVPGLACRMMADEELLLALPVGHPLARTHSRISRRRIAGEPVVLWPRENGPGMHDLITSQLWPDQGPLIVRVEPDDEQLLLAVAAGYGIAPIPEGRARALRVPGVRLRRFTAPTPVVGLGLAYNPRADTRTVNLLLALVEPRQPA from the coding sequence GTGGACTTCAATCGGATGCGCTACTTCGCGGTGCTGGCTGAGGAGTTGAACTTCACCCGGGCGGCCGGGCGGCTGCATCTGGCGCAGCCCGCGCTGAGCCAGCAGATCAAGGCACTGGAACGGCAGATCGGCGCACAGCTGATCGAACGGGGAAGCCGGGGCTGCACCTTGACGCCGATCGGCGTGGTGGTGGCCGAGGAGGCCCGGGCGGTACTGGAGCGGGTGGCGGCGGCTGAGGAGCGGATCGCGGCGGCGGTGGACGGCCGCGAGGGCCGACTCAACCTGGCGTACACCAGGTCCGCGCGCGGCGGGGCGGCCGACGCGCTGGTGACCGCCTTCCGCTCCCGGCATCCGCGGGTGGACCTGCGCCTGCAGACCGGCTGGACCTCGCACAACATCGCCGAGCTGCAGGCCGGGCGGCTGGACGCGGCGTTCGTCCGGCCGCCGCTGGACGTCCCCGGGCTCGCCTGCCGGATGATGGCCGACGAGGAGCTGCTGCTGGCGCTGCCGGTGGGGCACCCGCTCGCCCGGACCCACTCGCGGATCAGCCGCCGCCGGATCGCGGGCGAACCGGTGGTGCTCTGGCCCCGGGAGAACGGCCCCGGCATGCATGATCTGATCACCAGTCAACTATGGCCGGACCAAGGACCGTTGATCGTCCGCGTGGAGCCCGACGACGAACAGCTGCTGCTGGCCGTCGCCGCCGGGTACGGGATAGCGCCGATCCCCGAGGGGCGGGCCCGCGCGCTGCGGGTGCCCGGGGTCCGGCTGCGCCGGTTCACCGCGCCGACGCCGGTGGTCGGCCTCGGGCTGGCCTACAACCCGCGGGCCGACACCCGGACGGTGAACCTGCTGCTGGCCCTGGTGGAACCGCGGCAGCCTGCCTGA
- a CDS encoding nitroreductase family protein — MSRSAATSVPLHPLLAERWSPRSFDPEHQVDEQQLAAILEAARWAPSAGNRQPWGFLVGRRGDATHKAIFESLREANQTWAGKASLLVAAVADERGPDGGRNGYAAYDTGLAVAQLTLQAHALGLHAHQMAGFDHERLLAALDAPAEGLLPLTVTAIGSLAHADLLPEQLRLRETAARERRPLTGNAYAGSWGRPLDLG; from the coding sequence ATGTCCCGTTCCGCAGCCACGTCCGTCCCGCTGCACCCGCTGCTCGCCGAGCGCTGGAGTCCGCGCTCCTTCGACCCGGAGCACCAGGTGGACGAGCAGCAGCTCGCGGCGATCCTCGAAGCCGCTCGGTGGGCCCCGTCGGCCGGCAACCGCCAGCCGTGGGGCTTCCTGGTGGGCCGTCGCGGGGACGCAACCCACAAGGCGATCTTCGAGTCGCTGCGGGAGGCCAACCAGACCTGGGCGGGCAAGGCCTCGCTGCTGGTCGCCGCCGTCGCCGACGAGCGGGGGCCGGACGGCGGGCGCAACGGCTACGCCGCGTACGACACCGGCCTCGCCGTGGCCCAGCTCACGCTGCAGGCGCATGCCCTGGGGCTGCACGCGCACCAGATGGCCGGATTCGACCACGAGCGGCTGCTGGCGGCGCTGGACGCCCCGGCCGAGGGCTTGCTGCCGCTGACCGTGACCGCCATCGGCAGCCTGGCCCACGCGGACCTGCTGCCCGAGCAGTTGCGGCTGCGGGAGACCGCCGCCCGCGAGCGGCGTCCGCTGACCGGGAACGCCTACGCCGGAAGCTGGGGGAGGCCGCTGGACCTCGGCTGA
- a CDS encoding glycosyltransferase produces the protein MSRFLLVVPPLAGHVHPTVGIARELAARGHQVAWTGSEAVLRPLLGPDAEILATGSRLFRAQSGHGLGALRTLWEGFITPYARFTAKALDRAVLEYRPDVVVVDQHTPAGALTAHRHRLPWASLAPGAMEVGRPFRALPKVESWMTDQLTALWQRAGLPPREYTDPRFSPELVLALTGPALTGAEPFPAHFSLVGPVLTERPADPSFPWERLLPGRRRVLLTMGTLAADVSADFHARAVRALALLGDEVQAVVAAPPESLPEPSRLPPGALVVDRAPVLELMRRGELDAVVCHGGMNTVGEALSHGIPLVTAPIRHDQPFVAAQVEAAGAGLRVPFARVAPERLAAAVRSVLDDPAYRAAAARVGAGLRSGGGAHTAADRLEALPRSPR, from the coding sequence ATGAGCCGGTTCCTGCTGGTGGTGCCCCCGTTGGCGGGGCACGTGCATCCGACCGTCGGGATCGCCCGCGAACTCGCGGCCCGGGGCCACCAGGTGGCCTGGACCGGCTCCGAGGCGGTGCTGCGGCCGCTGCTGGGTCCGGACGCCGAGATCCTGGCGACCGGCAGCCGGCTGTTCCGGGCCCAGAGCGGCCACGGCCTGGGCGCGCTGCGCACCCTCTGGGAGGGCTTCATCACCCCCTACGCGCGCTTCACCGCGAAGGCCCTGGACCGGGCCGTGCTGGAGTACCGGCCCGACGTGGTGGTGGTGGACCAGCACACCCCCGCAGGGGCGCTGACCGCCCACCGGCACCGGCTGCCCTGGGCGAGTCTGGCGCCCGGCGCGATGGAGGTCGGGCGGCCGTTCCGGGCCCTGCCGAAGGTCGAGTCCTGGATGACCGACCAGCTCACCGCGTTGTGGCAGCGCGCCGGGCTGCCACCGCGGGAGTACACCGATCCGCGCTTCTCGCCGGAGCTGGTACTCGCGCTCACCGGCCCCGCGCTCACCGGGGCCGAGCCCTTCCCCGCGCACTTCTCGCTGGTCGGACCGGTACTGACGGAGCGTCCGGCGGATCCGTCGTTCCCCTGGGAGCGGCTGCTCCCGGGCCGCCGACGGGTGCTGCTGACCATGGGCACCCTGGCCGCCGACGTCAGCGCGGACTTCCACGCGCGGGCGGTGCGGGCGTTGGCACTGCTCGGCGACGAGGTGCAGGCGGTGGTCGCCGCGCCGCCCGAGTCGCTGCCGGAGCCGTCCCGGCTGCCGCCGGGCGCGCTGGTGGTGGACCGGGCGCCGGTGCTGGAGCTGATGCGGCGCGGCGAGTTGGACGCGGTGGTCTGCCACGGCGGGATGAACACCGTGGGCGAGGCGCTCAGTCACGGGATCCCCCTGGTCACCGCGCCGATCCGGCACGACCAGCCGTTCGTGGCCGCCCAGGTCGAGGCGGCCGGGGCAGGACTGCGGGTGCCGTTCGCCCGAGTCGCCCCGGAGCGGCTCGCGGCAGCGGTACGCTCGGTGCTGGACGACCCCGCGTACCGGGCCGCCGCCGCCCGCGTGGGCGCCGGACTGCGTTCCGGTGGCGGGGCGCACACGGCCGCGGACCGGCTTGAGGCACTGCCGAGGTCCCCGCGCTGA
- a CDS encoding condensation domain-containing protein, whose protein sequence is MTVSASVSRVERVGFSSGGSGTGPATWGQQAIWDAVSKLGVDSYRYNVCIGFPVVPGIPVPRVLAAVAQLTGLYQSLRTRLEPDGSGGLRQILDAAGTTPVYLREAGADEAEQRGRELLAELETSPFDCATEWPMRIAVVETGGLMTFVGFCLSHTAVDGWGLSRVVTDLFALANGDSPEQVRERHPGLQPLEEAAFQTSDRGRRRDANARQYWAKKLLAGPGRVFPTRQPGPAAAVFPNAVLNSPSLARAVEQVAAGHRASGSSVLLAAASVMVHRLTGTTDPVFQVVVNNRFRSDLTHAVTTVAQEGLIHLPDADREFAEVVGRAQAVTLSAYRNAYYDKRLLDADIDRMPTERGPVADRGCIFNDIRDLVPHYPLADDPSKLPLARSRALTTLTWPVECEPRPGTTFAMDAQHAPGSLELSMTADTAYLPRADMEALMFGIEDLVVGEALALGCD, encoded by the coding sequence ATGACCGTGAGTGCGAGTGTGAGTCGAGTGGAGCGCGTCGGCTTCTCCTCCGGCGGTTCCGGTACCGGCCCGGCCACGTGGGGCCAGCAGGCGATCTGGGACGCGGTGAGCAAGCTCGGGGTGGACTCCTACCGGTACAACGTCTGTATCGGCTTCCCGGTGGTACCGGGCATCCCGGTGCCCCGGGTGCTGGCCGCGGTGGCCCAGCTGACCGGGTTGTACCAGTCGCTGCGGACCAGGCTGGAGCCGGACGGAAGCGGCGGGTTGCGGCAGATCCTGGACGCCGCCGGCACCACGCCGGTCTACCTGCGGGAGGCCGGGGCGGACGAGGCCGAGCAGCGGGGACGGGAGCTGCTGGCCGAGTTGGAGACCAGCCCGTTCGACTGCGCGACCGAGTGGCCGATGCGGATCGCCGTGGTGGAGACCGGTGGACTGATGACCTTCGTCGGCTTCTGCCTGTCCCACACGGCGGTGGACGGCTGGGGCCTGTCCCGGGTGGTCACCGACCTGTTCGCGCTGGCGAACGGCGACTCCCCGGAGCAGGTCAGGGAGCGGCACCCGGGGCTGCAACCGCTGGAGGAGGCCGCCTTCCAGACCTCGGACCGGGGGCGGCGGCGGGACGCCAACGCCCGGCAGTACTGGGCCAAGAAGCTGCTGGCCGGTCCCGGGCGGGTGTTCCCGACCCGGCAACCGGGCCCGGCCGCGGCGGTGTTCCCCAACGCGGTGCTGAACTCGCCGTCGCTGGCCCGCGCGGTGGAGCAGGTCGCCGCCGGGCACCGGGCCAGTGGCTCCTCGGTGCTGCTGGCGGCGGCCTCGGTGATGGTGCACCGGCTGACCGGCACCACCGACCCGGTGTTCCAGGTGGTGGTCAACAACCGGTTCCGCTCCGACCTGACGCACGCGGTGACCACCGTGGCGCAGGAGGGGCTGATCCACCTGCCGGACGCCGACCGGGAGTTCGCCGAGGTGGTGGGCCGCGCCCAGGCGGTGACCCTGTCCGCCTACCGGAACGCCTACTACGACAAGCGGCTGCTGGACGCCGACATCGACCGGATGCCGACGGAGCGGGGCCCGGTCGCCGACCGGGGCTGCATCTTCAACGACATCCGTGACCTGGTGCCGCACTACCCGCTGGCGGACGACCCGTCCAAACTGCCGTTGGCCCGGTCGCGTGCGCTGACCACCCTGACCTGGCCGGTGGAGTGCGAGCCGCGACCCGGCACCACCTTCGCCATGGACGCCCAGCACGCCCCCGGCTCACTGGAGTTGTCGATGACGGCGGACACCGCCTACCTGCCCAGGGCGGACATGGAGGCCCTCATGTTCGGCATCGAGGACCTGGTGGTCGGCGAGGCGCTGGCGCTCGGCTGCGACTGA
- a CDS encoding phosphopantetheine-binding protein, protein MEETAVEPGTELRGQILRSIGELLPRVLKKELPEIPENACLFDDLGLTSAGTLELILELEEALDLQVDVEDIAEDDLRSVASLADFVAGHVVAED, encoded by the coding sequence GTGGAAGAAACCGCTGTTGAGCCCGGCACCGAACTGCGCGGACAGATCCTGCGCAGCATCGGTGAACTGCTGCCCCGGGTCCTGAAGAAGGAGCTTCCGGAGATCCCCGAGAACGCCTGCCTCTTCGACGACCTCGGCCTGACCTCCGCCGGAACGCTGGAACTGATCCTGGAACTGGAGGAGGCGCTGGACCTCCAGGTGGACGTCGAGGACATCGCGGAGGACGACCTGCGCTCGGTGGCCAGTCTGGCCGACTTCGTCGCCGGGCATGTCGTCGCCGAGGACTGA
- a CDS encoding 3-oxoacyl-[acyl-carrier-protein] synthase III C-terminal domain-containing protein: MTALEAVAVHLPDTAVPIEAVGERIGLTPRQLQLFRRFHGLDQVLLDPDGSLTDLLDGALRALPELRGREQRVRFVIHARSMPVAAPYPVNPLHDLLERHGLGHANAFTVSHHACAIGLLAIDLAGRLLSGEDDPQALALILAGEKTFTKDAQLVPETGIFAEGAAACLVRSGGGRDQVLSYAVRHRGEFDGRLAEDPELAGRYQREYPALMVEAIDAALEQSGTERSELALVLPHNVNQVSWRGLCKRLGLPLGKVVLDNVPAVGHSFAADAFINLHTATTRGLLRQGDRYLVAASGIGATFSAMVVEH; the protein is encoded by the coding sequence GTGACCGCACTGGAGGCAGTGGCCGTCCACCTTCCCGATACCGCCGTACCCATTGAGGCGGTCGGCGAGCGGATCGGTCTGACCCCACGTCAACTTCAACTCTTCCGCCGCTTCCACGGCCTCGACCAGGTACTCCTGGATCCCGATGGAAGCCTTACCGATCTGCTCGACGGCGCCCTCAGGGCACTGCCCGAGTTGCGTGGACGCGAGCAGCGGGTGCGCTTCGTGATCCACGCGCGGAGCATGCCGGTGGCCGCGCCGTACCCGGTCAACCCCCTGCACGACCTGCTCGAACGCCATGGGCTCGGGCACGCCAACGCCTTCACGGTCTCCCACCACGCGTGTGCGATCGGGCTGCTGGCGATCGACCTGGCCGGTCGACTGCTGTCCGGCGAGGACGATCCGCAGGCCCTGGCGCTGATCCTGGCGGGGGAGAAGACCTTCACCAAGGACGCCCAACTCGTGCCGGAGACCGGCATCTTCGCCGAGGGCGCGGCGGCCTGCCTGGTGCGCTCCGGCGGCGGCCGGGACCAGGTCCTGTCCTACGCGGTACGTCACCGCGGCGAGTTCGACGGGCGGCTGGCGGAGGATCCGGAGCTCGCCGGGCGCTACCAGCGGGAGTACCCGGCGCTGATGGTCGAGGCGATCGACGCGGCGCTGGAGCAGTCCGGCACCGAACGCTCGGAACTCGCGCTGGTGCTGCCGCACAACGTCAACCAGGTCTCCTGGCGCGGCCTGTGCAAGCGGCTCGGGCTGCCACTCGGGAAGGTGGTGCTGGACAACGTGCCCGCAGTCGGGCACAGTTTCGCTGCGGACGCCTTCATCAATCTCCACACGGCGACCACCCGCGGTCTGCTCCGGCAGGGCGACCGCTATCTGGTCGCGGCCTCCGGCATCGGGGCCACCTTCTCCGCCATGGTCGTGGAGCACTGA
- a CDS encoding FAD-dependent oxidoreductase, with product MDVRADVVVVGAGVIGLSTALRAQRAGARVAVVTAVPPQLTTSAVAAAVWYPTRVEAGGEVADWGAATYAELVRQAADGVPGVALRPTRMMAHQDTPGRPWWAEAVPDLRPLERAELAPGCVSGWAFTAPTVEMPLYLAWMLDRFRRRGGRLVTRRLDSLAQVAGAAPVVVNASGLGARRLCGDGALYPVRGQLVLVRNPGLRTSLRIQDDPAGYTYVHPRSRDVVLGGTFDEGSWDTAADPETARAIIARCTALAPRLRDAEVVGHLVGLRPVRRGGVRLERDEATLPGSALVHNYGHGGAGVTLSWGCADAAVELIG from the coding sequence ATGGACGTACGGGCGGACGTGGTCGTGGTCGGCGCCGGGGTGATCGGGCTGAGCACCGCGCTGCGGGCGCAGCGGGCGGGCGCGCGGGTGGCGGTGGTGACCGCCGTGCCGCCGCAGCTGACCACCTCGGCGGTCGCCGCCGCCGTCTGGTACCCGACCCGGGTCGAGGCGGGCGGCGAGGTCGCCGACTGGGGCGCGGCGACCTATGCCGAACTCGTCCGCCAGGCCGCCGACGGCGTCCCCGGCGTCGCGCTGCGGCCGACCCGGATGATGGCCCACCAGGACACGCCGGGACGGCCCTGGTGGGCCGAGGCGGTACCGGACCTGCGTCCGCTGGAGCGCGCGGAGCTGGCACCCGGCTGCGTCAGCGGCTGGGCGTTCACCGCGCCGACCGTGGAGATGCCGCTCTACCTGGCCTGGATGCTGGACCGGTTCCGCCGCCGGGGCGGGCGACTGGTCACCCGGCGGCTGGACTCCCTGGCACAGGTCGCCGGGGCGGCGCCGGTGGTGGTCAACGCCTCCGGGCTCGGCGCCCGGCGGCTGTGCGGGGACGGCGCGCTGTACCCGGTGCGCGGCCAGCTGGTGCTGGTGCGCAACCCCGGCCTGCGCACCTCGCTGCGGATCCAGGACGATCCGGCCGGTTACACCTACGTGCACCCCCGCAGCCGGGACGTGGTGCTCGGCGGGACCTTCGACGAGGGCAGCTGGGACACCGCCGCCGACCCGGAGACCGCCCGCGCGATCATCGCCCGCTGTACCGCGCTGGCGCCGCGCCTGCGCGACGCCGAGGTCGTCGGCCACCTGGTCGGGCTGCGCCCGGTGCGGCGCGGCGGGGTGCGGCTGGAGCGCGACGAGGCGACCCTGCCGGGGAGCGCGCTGGTGCACAACTACGGCCACGGCGGGGCCGGGGTGACGCTGAGCTGGGGCTGCGCGGACGCCGCGGTGGAGCTGATCGGGTGA
- a CDS encoding condensation domain-containing protein, protein MTRSRRISIRYDGGSSGGGPLTFGQDNMIRCIRFDEPEQMNKHGVWPVPAGTTVADGLAALRTLVERHETLRTLFPSPPGEPEGFPDRQEVHAEGAFSVEAIEAGQLDPSELDAFAEELGRKELTVRFDLGRDFPLRCTLLTDGEQLLRMTVVVCHAAADGAGTSLLIQEWAQLASGRQLPPVESRTPLQLAAVERSTSGLRRARSSLRHWERVLRTSPHAVFADSRLVSPPGEVSLLICRSREGAKALQAASRRTGATPSTVLLAAFAALVAQRAAQPELVIAALSANRHRPGLADYRGTIAQDGFLALHAGAADLDELIGRTKAASLSGFLNSTFDAEKVWRLIEDTAHRRGARFARHVVVNDLSLTIPEAVLEARAASVDDPEFTWLPDQRLPARLMLNILRVGGRLEFALLACPQVLDRAESERFARGLLTLVERAADGPVALAGLGALTGIAPGERVGDWRRLDNSWIDLGAVRALLDQALDGRGRARVHLDQGRLRARVVGLSPPGPEQLHREVMALLPRYETAMAPQYYLVHRAAPVDGTDWERLPVLAEGDGRDPAVTDWQALPH, encoded by the coding sequence GTGACACGGAGCAGACGGATCAGCATCCGCTACGACGGCGGCAGCAGCGGCGGCGGGCCGCTCACGTTCGGCCAGGACAACATGATCCGCTGCATCCGCTTCGACGAGCCGGAGCAGATGAACAAGCACGGCGTCTGGCCGGTCCCCGCGGGGACCACCGTGGCGGACGGGCTCGCGGCGCTGCGGACGCTGGTCGAGCGGCATGAGACGCTGCGCACCCTCTTCCCCTCGCCGCCGGGCGAACCCGAGGGCTTCCCGGACCGGCAGGAGGTCCACGCGGAGGGCGCGTTCAGCGTCGAGGCGATCGAGGCCGGGCAGCTCGACCCGAGCGAACTCGACGCCTTCGCTGAGGAGTTGGGTCGCAAGGAACTGACCGTGCGGTTCGACCTGGGCCGGGACTTCCCGCTGCGCTGCACGCTGCTCACCGACGGCGAACAGCTGCTGCGGATGACGGTGGTGGTCTGCCACGCCGCCGCCGACGGAGCCGGGACCTCGCTGCTGATCCAGGAGTGGGCGCAACTCGCGAGCGGTCGGCAGCTGCCGCCGGTCGAATCCCGGACGCCGTTGCAACTGGCCGCCGTCGAGCGCTCGACGTCCGGGCTGCGCCGGGCCCGCAGTTCGCTGCGGCACTGGGAGCGGGTGCTGCGGACCAGCCCGCACGCCGTCTTCGCGGACTCCCGGCTGGTCAGCCCGCCGGGCGAGGTCTCGCTGCTGATCTGCCGCTCCCGCGAGGGTGCCAAGGCGTTGCAGGCCGCCTCCCGGCGTACCGGCGCGACCCCGTCGACGGTGCTGCTGGCGGCCTTCGCCGCGCTGGTGGCGCAGCGCGCGGCCCAGCCCGAACTGGTGATCGCCGCGCTGTCGGCCAACCGGCACCGCCCCGGCCTGGCCGACTACCGGGGGACGATCGCCCAGGACGGCTTCCTGGCGTTGCACGCGGGAGCGGCCGACCTGGACGAGCTGATCGGGCGGACCAAGGCCGCCTCCCTGTCCGGCTTCCTGAACAGCACCTTCGACGCCGAGAAGGTCTGGCGGCTGATCGAGGACACCGCGCACCGGCGCGGCGCGCGGTTCGCCCGCCACGTCGTGGTGAACGACCTCAGCCTGACCATTCCGGAGGCCGTCCTCGAAGCCAGGGCGGCGAGCGTGGACGACCCGGAGTTCACCTGGCTGCCGGACCAGCGGCTGCCGGCCCGGCTGATGCTCAACATCCTCCGGGTCGGGGGCCGGTTGGAGTTCGCCCTGCTCGCCTGCCCGCAGGTACTCGACCGGGCGGAGAGCGAGCGGTTCGCCCGGGGGCTGCTGACCCTGGTCGAGCGGGCCGCCGACGGTCCGGTCGCACTGGCCGGGCTGGGCGCGCTGACCGGGATCGCCCCGGGGGAGCGGGTCGGTGACTGGCGGCGGCTGGACAACTCCTGGATCGATCTCGGGGCGGTGCGCGCGCTGCTGGACCAGGCCCTCGATGGGCGCGGTCGGGCGCGGGTGCACCTGGACCAGGGCCGGTTGCGGGCCCGGGTGGTCGGCCTGTCGCCGCCCGGCCCGGAGCAGTTGCACCGCGAGGTGATGGCGCTGCTGCCGCGGTACGAGACGGCGATGGCGCCGCAGTACTACCTGGTGCACCGGGCCGCGCCGGTCGACGGGACGGACTGGGAACGGCTGCCGGTACTGGCCGAGGGGGACGGTCGGGACCCGGCGGTCACCGACTGGCAGGCGCTGCCGCACTGA